A window from Branchiostoma floridae strain S238N-H82 chromosome 16, Bfl_VNyyK, whole genome shotgun sequence encodes these proteins:
- the LOC118403178 gene encoding RGG repeats nuclear RNA binding protein A-like has product MAKQLTSNFQALYVDEDKILAESSGEEMDHEESEIQKKEKNEPEVKEEEKKEQKKRSLETDWLKDAAYPDHKYQKQEEVKRCYRCQSTQHLIRDCDNHRGGRGGRGGRGGRGRGGRGRGSKMGSGEEGKRVFQFFFN; this is encoded by the exons ATGGCAAAGCAATTGACGAGTAACTTCCAAG CACTATACGTCGACGAAGACAAAATACTAGCAGAAAG TTCTGGTGAAGAGATGGACCACGAAGAGTCTGAAATtcagaagaaagagaagaatgaGCCTGAAGTAAAAGAAGAGGagaagaaagaacaaaagaaaaggaGCCTGGA AACTGACTGGCTGAAAGATGCAGCATATCC TGACCACAAGTACCAGAAGCAAGAAGAAGTGAA GCGCTGCTATCGCTGCCAGTCTACGCAGCACCTGATCAGAGACTGCGACAA TCATCGTGGAGGTCGCGGAGGTCGCGGAGGTCGCGGTGGTCGTGGTCGtggtgggagggggaggggatCAAAGATGGGGTCGGGGGAGGAGGGCAAGAGGGTGTTTCAGTTTTTCTTTAATTAA